TACTGAGGTTTTTGAAAACACTTTTATTACACCACCTGTAATTGAAACTGTTGAGTCTGAAGAAAAAGAAGAGCCAGAAATAGTTGGTCAGGATGAAATAGAAGAAGAATATGTTGAAGAGGAAGAACCTAAAAAGGGAATGCCATTTTTAATTAAGGTGCTAATCATCTTATTAGTAATCATTGCCGCTGGAGCTGTCGCTTATTTTATTAACCCACCCTTCTTTGATAAATATCTTAAAAATTTTGAAGGCAAACACGACAAAAACATACCAGTTGCTCCAATTGATTCGTTAAGCAATAAAACAGATTCGTTAACAGCTGATAGTTTGGCTAAAGCAAATGCGATGGTTAAATTAACTGTTGACACACCTGCTGTTGATAGTAGCAAGGTTACAGTTTACGAAATTTTAGTTAGTGCAGTAGCAACTGACAAAAAGGCCAATAAAATTATTGCAAATCTTGCTAAAAACGGCGTTCCTGCTAAGAAAATCAAGCTTTCAAAGACAATGATTAATATTAGCGCTGGTTCATTTTTAAAAGAGGCTGACGCCAAAATTCTTCGAGATAGTTTAAGAAAAAAATTAAATAACGAAGGCATTTATATACAACCTGTATTACCAAAAACACACAAAAAATAAATATGATTACATTGTTAATGGCGGCTGGAGACACAGCAAAAAATGTTTTAGATACCGCAAATAAGGTTGCTACAACTGCAGCAGCAACTCAACCAGAATTACATTTTATAGATTTATTATTTAAAGGCGGATGGGTAATGCTTCCCTTAGCCTTATTGGCCTTTTTAGGTCTAGTTATTTTTATCGAACGTTATTTAACTATCCGTAAATCATCAAAAGATGAATCGAACTTAATGTTTCAAATTAAGCAGAATATACATGATGGAAGACTAGATAGTGCTATTGCTTTATGTAAAAACACAAAATCGCCTTTGGCTAGAATGTTAGAAAAAGGTTTAAAAAGAATTGGCAGACCTATTAAAGATATTGAAGGTGCAATTGAAAATACAGGAAAACTAGAAGTATCTAAGCTAGAAAAGAACATAGGTATTTTAGGTATCATTGCAGGTATTGCACCAATGCTTGGTTTCGTAGGTACAATTATTGGGGTAATTACAATTTTCCACGATGTGTCTATTAAAGGTGAGATTGAAATTGGAACTATTTCTGGTGGTTTATATACTAAAATGATTACTTCAGCAACTGGTCTAATTATTGGTATAGTTGCCTATGTATTATACCACATTTTAAATATGATGGTAGAAAAAATCATCCTGAAAATGGAAACAGATGCAATTGAGTTTATAGATTTATTAGAAGAACCAGGTAAATAATGAATTTACGCAAAAGAAAAAAAGGTGCCGTAGAGGTACATACCTCTGCGCTGAACGACATTATGTTTTTCCTGCTTTTGTTTTTTCTATTGGCATCTGCCGTAGTAAATCCGAGGGTGGTTAAACTATTATTGCCTAAATCTGATAGCGGTCAACAATCTACTGCTAAAAAAGCTGTTACGGTTAGCATAGACGAAAATTTAAATTATTTCGTTGATAAAAAACCAACTAACATTGAGCAGTTACAACCAGTTATCGAAGCTTACCAAAAGATAGCTCCAGATTTAACCATAATTTTATACGTTGCTAAAAGTGTACCAGCAGAGAATATCATGAAGGCATACGACGTTGCAAATAAATTAAAATTAAAGCTAGTTCTAGCTGTAGACCCTAAGAAATAATGACAACCACCGGCGAAGAAAATAACTATCCAAAAGCAATTGCAATTTCTGCAGTTTTGATGGGCTTATTTATTGCCCTTAGCTTTATTTGGGTTATTGGAGCATTTCAACCAGAAGAACCTGTTGGAATGGGTGGTATGGTAGTTAATTATGGTACTTCAGAGACCGGAATGGGCAGTGATTATACAAGTATTGAAGAACCTTCAATGGACCCGAATGCTAACAATAAATTGCCTGACAAAGTTACTCCAGAACAAAAGGTTACGCCTACAACTTCATCTCAAGTTGATGCAAAAGATGTAATTACTCAAAATTCTGAAGATGCGGTTGCCATCAATACTAAAGCAACTAAAAGTACCAATGCACCCACAAGTGCAACAGAAAGTAAACCAGCTCAACCAACCATTAACCCTAACGCACTTTATAAGGGCAATAAGAATAATGGAAAAGGTCAAGGTGATGGAACTGGTACTACGCCTGGCAACCAAGGAAGCGTTAATGGCGACCCTTTAGCACCTAATTATGGTGAGGGTGGTTCTGGGAATGGAAACACACCTATTCCACTAAGCAAATTTAATAACCTAGTTACTCCAACAGATGATGGCCAGGAAACTGGAAAAATTGTAGTGAAAATTCGTGTAAATAGAAACGGACAAGTTATTTCAGCAACTGCTGGAGCAAAAGGAACTACTTTTTCTAACGACGCCTTATTCCGCAAATGTGAAAGAGCAGTTATGAATGCCACTTTAGACAGAATAGAAAATGGTCCAGAAGTTAGAACAGCTGTTGTTGTTTTCAACTTCAAAGTGAAGTAACCTACTTTAATTTCAATGCTAAACCTCATCAAATATCCTTTCCAAAAATTTGAAAGGCCTTTGATATTTGCAGGCATATCATATCCAATATTTTTCCTTGGAGAACTTTCAGGTGTTGGATTATTGATTTTAATAGGCGGATTGTTGGCTGCATTAAGTTCTACCATCCTTATTATTTCCATGTTCGTTTTATTATTTAAAAAAGAGTTTGTCAAAAGTTTTTATACACTCTTATTTATTTTAATCATCATCAGTATATTTGGCACATTAGCACAATAAACATTTTTTGTTCTATAATCCTGTACCGTGGTCTGTTACACACAGACCACCATATTAGATTTTAATCAATAATGACTTACAAACAAACCTTAGATTTTCTTTATAGCAAATTGCCAATGTTTACTCGAGTTGGAGCGGTTGCATTAAAAAAAGACTTGCACAACACCATTGCAATGTGTGCAGCTTTAGATAATCCTCAAGCTAAATTTAAGAGCATACATATTGCAGGTACAAATGGAAAAGGTTCAACATCTCACATGTTAGCTGCTGTTTTACAAAAAGCAGGTTATAAAACTGGTTTATATACCTCTCCACACTTAAAAGATTTTAGAGAAAGAATCCGTATCAACGGAAAAATGGTTTCTAAATCGTTTGTAAAAGATTTTGTAAAAAATCAAACTGAAATTATTCAAGAAACAGAGCCATCATTTTTTGAAGTAACAGTTGCAATGGCATTTGATTATTTTGCTAAGGAAAAAGTTGATATAGCCGTTATAGAAGTTGGCTTAGGTGGCAGATTAGATTCAACAAATATCATTACACCAGAACTTTCTGTTATTACAAATATAAGTTTAGACCATACAAACATTTTAGGGAATACCTTACCAGAAATCGCTTTTGAAAAAGCAGGAATAATTAAAAAGAATATTCCAGTTGTTATTGGCGAAAGGCAATCAGAAACCGAAAATGTATTTATACAGAAAGCAATTCAAGAAAATTCACAAATTACCTTTGCACAGGATAATTTACGTTTGGAAAACTTGCGTCAAAAAAATCCCTTATTATCCATGGATATTTATCAAGGTAAAGGTTTAGGCTATAAAAATTTAGCACTTGATTTAACAGGAACCTATCAAAGTAAAAACATCGTAACAGTAATTCAATCCATCCTTAAATTAAAGGAACTTGGATTTAACATTCCTGATAAAGCAATTTATTCATCCTTAAACAAAGTAAAAAAACTAACTGGTTTACAAGGCAGATGGCAAACTTTAAGTACAAATCCATTAGTAATTTGCGATACCGGACATAACAAGGCAGGAATTACAGAAGTAATTCAAAATATCAATAATACCAGTTTTGAAAAATTGCACATTGTTATAGGTATGGTAAAAGACAAGGATATTAACGGTGTTTTAGCAATTCTTCCAAAAAATGCAATCTATTATTTCTGTGAGCCCGACCTAGAAAGAGCTCTGCCTGCAAAAGACTTAGCGGAAAAAGCAGCTCGTTTTAAGTTAAAAGGGGAAATATTTATCAATGTTAAATCAGCTTTAGAAGCAGCAAAAACCAAGGCAAAAAATAACGATTTAATTTTCGTTGGCGGAAGCACCTTTGTAGTAGCAGAAATATTATAAGAAATTCACTTCTGCTTCATAATCAATTAGTATTTTTACTACACTAAACGCATATAATGAAATTTAAACATCTACTTTTTTTAATGTTAGTGGTAACCTATACTAACGTTAATGCCCAACAAAAATCAAAAACCACTACTAAAACCTATCCTGCAAACATAGAAAGACCCAAACTTGTGGTAGGTTTGGTTATCGACCAAATGAGATGGGATTATCTATACAGGTATTATTCTAGATATAGCAATGGCGGATTTAAACGCCTTATAAATGAAGGTTTCTCTGTAGAAAACACCTTTATTCCATACACACCAACATATACAGCTTGTGGCCATACTTCAATTTATACAGGTTCTGTCCCTGCAATTAATGGTATTATTGGCAATAACTGGTACGACCCAGAATTAGGGAGAGATGTATATTGTGCAGAAGACAAAAGCGTAAAAACAGTTGGCAGTTCGTCGAGAGCGGGCGAAATGTCGCCAAAGAATATGCTTGTAACCACAATTACAGACGAGCTTAGATTGGCAACAAATTTCAAAAGCAAGGTAATTGGCGTATCTATAAAAGACCGTGGTTCTATCTTACCAGCAGGGCATTCAGCAAATGCGGCCTATTGGCTTGATGGAGCAAACTTTATTTCTAGCACTTATTATATGCAATCTCTACCAACTTGGGTGACAGATTATAACAGCAAAAAAGAAGCAAATAGATACTTTGCCAAAAATTGGAATACACTTTATCCAATTGAAACTTACACGCAAAGCACAGCTGATAATAAAACTTATGAAGGTAAGTTCAGAGGAGAAGAAACGCCTAATTTCCCTCATCAATTAACAGGGTTTATCGACAAGAACTTCGAGATGATTAAAAGTACTCCTTATGGGAACACCATAACTTTTGATTTTTCAAAATTGGTTATCCAAAATGAAAAAATGGGTCAATCAGGTAATACTGATTTCTTGGCAATCAGCTGTTCTTCTACTGATTATGTTGGCCATCAATTTGGTCCAAACTCAATTGAAGCAGAAGACACTTATTTACGTTTAGATAAAGATTTAGAAGATTTCTTTAATTATTTAGACAAAACAATTGGTAAAGGAAACTATCTTGTATTTTTATCTGCAGACCATGCAGTTGCCCATGTGCCTGGCTTTATGAAAGAAAATAAATTGCCATCAGGTACCGTAAGCAATTCCGCCTTGCGCAAAGGATTGGATACTTTAATGAATACAAAATTCAATCTCTCAAAATCTGTAATTACAGTAACAAACAATCAGGTATATTTTGACCATAGCGTTATAGAAGATAAAAAAATAGATTTCACCCTAGTTAAAAAAGCTGCAACAAACTACTTAAAGAAACAAAATGGTATTGCTGATGCAGTAGATTTAGAAATTTTAAATAATTCTACAATCCCAGAAGAAATAAGGAAAAGAATAACAAATGGCTACAACGCTCGTCGCAGTGGCGATGTTTATTTCATTTCTAAGCCAAACTGGTTTGATGGTGGAGCTACTGGTACAACCCACGGCTCCTGGTATCCTTATGATTCTCACATCCCTTTATTATTCATGGGTTGGAAAGTGAAACCAGGAAAAACCAATCAAACTTATTACATGACTGAT
The sequence above is drawn from the Pedobacter frigiditerrae genome and encodes:
- a CDS encoding energy transducer TonB; the encoded protein is MTTTGEENNYPKAIAISAVLMGLFIALSFIWVIGAFQPEEPVGMGGMVVNYGTSETGMGSDYTSIEEPSMDPNANNKLPDKVTPEQKVTPTTSSQVDAKDVITQNSEDAVAINTKATKSTNAPTSATESKPAQPTINPNALYKGNKNNGKGQGDGTGTTPGNQGSVNGDPLAPNYGEGGSGNGNTPIPLSKFNNLVTPTDDGQETGKIVVKIRVNRNGQVISATAGAKGTTFSNDALFRKCERAVMNATLDRIENGPEVRTAVVVFNFKVK
- the pafA gene encoding alkaline phosphatase PafA, which encodes MKFKHLLFLMLVVTYTNVNAQQKSKTTTKTYPANIERPKLVVGLVIDQMRWDYLYRYYSRYSNGGFKRLINEGFSVENTFIPYTPTYTACGHTSIYTGSVPAINGIIGNNWYDPELGRDVYCAEDKSVKTVGSSSRAGEMSPKNMLVTTITDELRLATNFKSKVIGVSIKDRGSILPAGHSANAAYWLDGANFISSTYYMQSLPTWVTDYNSKKEANRYFAKNWNTLYPIETYTQSTADNKTYEGKFRGEETPNFPHQLTGFIDKNFEMIKSTPYGNTITFDFSKLVIQNEKMGQSGNTDFLAISCSSTDYVGHQFGPNSIEAEDTYLRLDKDLEDFFNYLDKTIGKGNYLVFLSADHAVAHVPGFMKENKLPSGTVSNSALRKGLDTLMNTKFNLSKSVITVTNNQVYFDHSVIEDKKIDFTLVKKAATNYLKKQNGIADAVDLEILNNSTIPEEIRKRITNGYNARRSGDVYFISKPNWFDGGATGTTHGSWYPYDSHIPLLFMGWKVKPGKTNQTYYMTDIAATLAAMLHIQMPSGSVGSPITEITHQ
- a CDS encoding ExbD/TolR family protein: MNLRKRKKGAVEVHTSALNDIMFFLLLFFLLASAVVNPRVVKLLLPKSDSGQQSTAKKAVTVSIDENLNYFVDKKPTNIEQLQPVIEAYQKIAPDLTIILYVAKSVPAENIMKAYDVANKLKLKLVLAVDPKK
- a CDS encoding folylpolyglutamate synthase/dihydrofolate synthase family protein, translated to MTYKQTLDFLYSKLPMFTRVGAVALKKDLHNTIAMCAALDNPQAKFKSIHIAGTNGKGSTSHMLAAVLQKAGYKTGLYTSPHLKDFRERIRINGKMVSKSFVKDFVKNQTEIIQETEPSFFEVTVAMAFDYFAKEKVDIAVIEVGLGGRLDSTNIITPELSVITNISLDHTNILGNTLPEIAFEKAGIIKKNIPVVIGERQSETENVFIQKAIQENSQITFAQDNLRLENLRQKNPLLSMDIYQGKGLGYKNLALDLTGTYQSKNIVTVIQSILKLKELGFNIPDKAIYSSLNKVKKLTGLQGRWQTLSTNPLVICDTGHNKAGITEVIQNINNTSFEKLHIVIGMVKDKDINGVLAILPKNAIYYFCEPDLERALPAKDLAEKAARFKLKGEIFINVKSALEAAKTKAKNNDLIFVGGSTFVVAEIL
- a CDS encoding MotA/TolQ/ExbB proton channel family protein, translated to MITLLMAAGDTAKNVLDTANKVATTAAATQPELHFIDLLFKGGWVMLPLALLAFLGLVIFIERYLTIRKSSKDESNLMFQIKQNIHDGRLDSAIALCKNTKSPLARMLEKGLKRIGRPIKDIEGAIENTGKLEVSKLEKNIGILGIIAGIAPMLGFVGTIIGVITIFHDVSIKGEIEIGTISGGLYTKMITSATGLIIGIVAYVLYHILNMMVEKIILKMETDAIEFIDLLEEPGK